GGTGCGCCGCAACGGCTGCAGTGGCGATGATGCTCGTGCCACGCCAGCATGGCCCGGGCATAGGCCAGCAGGGCGGCGTCGTCGGGCTCGAGCTGTTCGCCGATGCTGCGGATGTCCTCGAAGCGTCCGAGCGTCTCCGGCGGCTCTTCGCCGGCGAGGGCAAAGGCGAAGCAGGGCACGCCGGTGCGTTCGCCCAGCAGCACCCAGTCCTGCGGCTCGCCCGCCACGGCTTCGGCGGCGAGGAACAACGGTCGCGGGCTGGCCTCGGCGCTGACCAGCACCTTGCGGCGCCACACCGCGATCCAGTCGCCGCGACCGCGGGCCGCTGCCAGCCACGCCTCGTCGCGTCGCAGGTGGCCGACGCGGTCGAGCGGCGCAGCGGCGAGGAAGTTGCTGCGCGCGGCGCTCATGCCCCCGCGAGGTCCAGCGGGCGCGCCGCCACCACGATGCCGTCGGCATCGGCATAGAGGTGCTCGCCCGGGCGGAAGGTGACGCCGGCGAAGCTCAGTGAGACGTCGCGCTGGCCTTCGCCCCGCTTGTGGGTCTTCAGCGGGATGGTGCCCAGCGCGTGCACGCCGAGCTCCAGCTGGTTGATGGCCGCGGAATCGCGAATGCAGCCGTTGATGACCAGGCCCCGCCACCCGTTCTTGACCGCCAGCTCGCCGAGCATGTCGCCGAGCAGCGCGCGGCGTTTCGAGCCGCCCCCGTCGACCACCAGCACGCGGCCTTCGCCGGGCTCAGACAGGGCTTCGCGGACCTTGGAATTGTCCTCGTAGCACTTCACCGTGGCGATCGGCCCGTCGAAGGCCGTGACCCGGCCGTAGCGCTGGAACATCGATTCCAGCACGTGCAGGTCCTGTTCGTGGGCGTCGCAAAGGTCGGCGGTATGGTGGGGCATGTCGGCTCCGGGACAAGGCGTCGCCCCATATTCTACGCGTCATGGCGGCGCGCGCTTGGGCCGGCCCCGGCGACGTCCCCGCCTGATGATCCGGCAGGCAGGGCAGCGCCGGCTGTCCAGGGCGAGGGCGTCCTGGACGTAGAAGGCGCGGCACTCCGCGCAATCGAGCAGCAGCAGGTCGTGCCGCTCGGTCAGCGCCGCGAGCAGGCTCCAGGCGTGTTCGAAACTGATGTCGCTCCCGGGGCTCACGGCGCGGAATTCCTCGAAGGCGTCGCAGAACCGCTCGCCGAGCTCGAGCTCGTTGTCCAGCGGGACGGGCTGCGTGCTCAGGTCCGGGAGTATCTCCAGCAGGCCCCAGTTGGCGAATACGTGCGCCAGCAGCGAGGCTTCCGCCTGCAGGAGCGGGTTGCGGACGAAGAACTCGATGCTGGACGGCGACCTGCCACGGTGGCGCCGCACCACGCGCCCGGGCGCCCCGGGCGCGGAAAAATACCGGCTCCAGAGCTTGCGGATCTGGTCCTGGCTGAAGCCGGTGCAGCGCGTGATGATGTGCGTCCGGGCTTCGTGGCGTAACAGGCGGACGGCGAGATCACGCCGGGCCTGCTCCCCCTGGTACTTCTGTTCGTGGTCCGTCATGGCGCATCCCCCCTGGTCGAGCGCCCACTTTCGCTCAGCCCTGCCCGCATTGGAATACCATATTTGGGCTTTCCAGACCAGATATGGTATTACTTACGTCAAATCTCGCTGCAGGCGGCCCTTATTCCGGGGTTACGCGCCGACGCAGAGCCCCTAATCTGCCTGTTCAGGGAGGGCAGCAAGATGAGCATCACATTCAGGCGTGACCTGGCGGAGCTGAACGCCGAGTTCATCGGCTTGGCGGCAGAAGGGCTCGAACTCGGGCTGGCGGCGCCCGTGCAGCAACGTATCGCCGCGCTCGATCCACCCGGGCGCCGCGTCCTGGCCGCGGTGCCTTTCGCGCTGTTCGGGCTGGGTTTCGAGGAGGAGGGGGCCTGGACCACGCTGCTCTCGCCGTGCGTGCGCGACCTCGAGCCGGGCTATATCGCGACGAGAGCCCCGGCGGAAAGGTTCGCACTGCTCGCCCTGAGCACCCTGCGGACCTGCGTGCGCATGGCGTCCCGGAGTACTTCTTCCTGGATCGGCCTGCCGCCCGCGACCCGGCGACGCCTTGCAGCACTGGAGATAGGCTTGCTGCCGCCGGTGGCCGCGTGCGCGGCGCCGCGCCTGCGGGCGAGGCGGGTCCTGCACGAAACGACCTGGGCGCGGCTGGTCGACGCGGTGGCCGACGGCGACGAGCGCCAGCTGGTGATCCTCGCGGCGCTGGGGCGGCAGTGGTCCATACGCCGCTCCCTCGGTATCAAGCCTGCGACTGCAGGTGCGCATGCATTCCGCCGTTGACCGCCCGGCGCGCCTCGTTCTGCGAAGTTGTTAAAATGAACGACTTCGCCGGGCACCCGGCCGCGCTTCCCGCGCGGCGCCGCCCGGCCTCCAGGCAGGCGCATGAAGGCCCTCGAACTCGAAAATCTCAGCAAGACCTACCCCAACGGGGTGCAGGCCCTCAAAGGCATCGATCTCGCCGTGGAAGAGGGCGATTTCTTCGCCCTGCTCGGTCCCAACGGCGCCGGCAAGAGCACCACCATCGGCATCGTCACCTCGCTGGTGACCAAGACCGGCGGCACGGCAAAGATCTTCGGTCACGACATCGATCGCGATTTTTCGGCCGCCAAGGCCTGCATCGGGCTGGTGCCGCAGGAGCTCAACCTGAACCAGTTCGAGAAAGTGGAGAGCATCGTCGCGACCCAGGGCGGTTATTACGGCATGGCGCGCGCCGAGGCGCTGGAGCGGGCGGAGAAGTACCTGCGCGAGCTGCAGCTTTGGGATCGTCGCCACGACATCGCGCGCTCGCTGTCCGGCGGCATGAAGCGCCGCCTGATGATCGCCCGCGCGCTGGTGCACGAGCCGAAGCTGCTGATCCTCGACGAGCCCACGGCCGGCGTGGACATCGAGATCCGCCGTTCTATGTGGGGTTTCCTGCGCAAGGTCAACGCCGAGGGCACCACCATCATCCTCACCACGCACTATCTCGAGGAAGCGGAAAACCTGTGTCGCAACGTGGCCATCATCGATCACGGCCGCATCATCGAGAACGATCGCATGAGCCGCGTGCTGCGCAAGCTGCACATGGAGACCTTCCTGCTCACGCTGGACCGGGAGTACGAGGTGGCGCCGACGCTGGACGGCTACGACACCCGCCTGGTCGATCCGCTGACGCTGGAAGTCGACGTGCACAGCCGCCAGGGCATCAACGAGTTGTTCCACGCCTTGTCCGCCGCGGACATCAGGGTGACTTCCATGCGCAACAAGGCCAACCGCCTCGAAGAGCTGTTCATCCGCCTGGTCGACCAGGGCAGCGACGGCCGGGCGGCCTGAGGAGCACGAGCATGGAACTGCGCGCACAGTGGAACGCCTTCTCCACGCTGGTCATCAAGGAATACAACCGCATCGTGCGGATCTGGATCCAGACCATCGTGCCGCCGGCGATCACGATGACGCTGTACTTCATCATCTTCGGCAGCCTCATCGGCAAGCGCATCGGCCAGATGGACGGCTTCGATTACATGCAGTTCATG
This window of the Thioalkalivibrio sp. XN279 genome carries:
- the rraA gene encoding ribonuclease E activity regulator RraA; the protein is MPHHTADLCDAHEQDLHVLESMFQRYGRVTAFDGPIATVKCYEDNSKVREALSEPGEGRVLVVDGGGSKRRALLGDMLGELAVKNGWRGLVINGCIRDSAAINQLELGVHALGTIPLKTHKRGEGQRDVSLSFAGVTFRPGEHLYADADGIVVAARPLDLAGA
- a CDS encoding ABC transporter ATP-binding protein, encoding MKALELENLSKTYPNGVQALKGIDLAVEEGDFFALLGPNGAGKSTTIGIVTSLVTKTGGTAKIFGHDIDRDFSAAKACIGLVPQELNLNQFEKVESIVATQGGYYGMARAEALERAEKYLRELQLWDRRHDIARSLSGGMKRRLMIARALVHEPKLLILDEPTAGVDIEIRRSMWGFLRKVNAEGTTIILTTHYLEEAENLCRNVAIIDHGRIIENDRMSRVLRKLHMETFLLTLDREYEVAPTLDGYDTRLVDPLTLEVDVHSRQGINELFHALSAADIRVTSMRNKANRLEELFIRLVDQGSDGRAA